Sequence from the uncultured Draconibacterium sp. genome:
AGAGGGACAGATTGAAAAACACATTGAAAACCCTGAACTAAGTGTTGACTATTTGAGCAATGAACTGGGCATGTCGCGAATTCAGTTATACAGAAAAGTAAAGGCTTTAACCAACTATTCTCCTGTTGAATTTATTACATTATTTCGCTTGAAAAAGGCTGTTAGCATAATGAAAATGACGGATACAAACCTGGCTCAAATTGCTTACCAGGTTGGTTTTTCGGCACCTTCTTATTTTTCCAAAAGTTTTAAGAAGTATTACGGAAAAAGTCCGAGTGAATATTTGAAAGAAATAAGGAACATCTAGTGGATGTAGTTAACTGCTTAAGAAAATATGGATGTGAGTATGTTGTTACCGTTCATGAGCTGTATACCTCTGCGGTATTTGTGGCATTGGAAATATCACGACCAATAACAGTACAACCTATATTCTATGCTGGTTGAAGAAACTAAAAAAAACGATAAAAAGTTTGTTGTAATGGCTCCTGGTTTAGTTCGAAAAGTTGTTGATTATATACTGGATTGTCAGGATCAAATCCGAAACCGGTTCTTCCTGAAACTAAAAAGAAAAGTTAATCAGCTTTTCTTTCAATGGATTTCTGATTATACGGCTAATGAAGTCCCAAAATCTTTTTTAGTATTCATTAAGCTTGCATCACGAAATTATCTGGCAATCTCGTTTTTCAATTTATTGGGCAAAATAGAGGTATCCTGTGAAATGATTGTAATAGAGTATTACGCTATTCAAATAGAAGGAGACATAGTTTGAAATATAAATGTATTTTTGTGAAGCTTATTTTGTGTCTGATCGATTATGCTATTCCTGAAAATTAAAAATATTCTTCTGTTCACCGCAATCATATCCTTTTGTAATGGATATAGCCAGGAGACATCGAAAGATATATTGGAAACGCTGGATGAAGTTATCGCCCAAAGAGAATACTTTGTCTCAAAAAAGCTCGACCGCATTAACGCGTTAACAGAATCTGCACCAAGTCCGGAAGATGAGCATTATTTGACCAACTATTATGCTTATTGCTTAAAACTTTATAATGAGTACCAAACTTTTGAGTTTGATTCAGCATATTTTTATGCAAAAAAACTAAATGAAACTGCTCAACAAATTAATGACTCAGAATTGATTGCAGGTGCAAAAATTGAATTTGCCAATATTCTTATCACCGCTGGTATTTTTAATGAGTCGCTGGATACTCTAAAATCTATTCAATTAGCAGGACTTACCCCAAAAATAAAGGCAAATTACTATCAGGTTCTGAGCCGTGGATATTTTGATATGGAAAGTTTTTCTCAAAGCCCTGAATTTGCGCAGGCATACCGGGAAAAAGGAATGGCCGGTTATGATTCGGCTTTGGTGTATTTGCCACACTCTTCCTGGCAATATCATTCATTAATTGCTCAGAAAAATTTAAAGCTTGGAAATAACGATACTGCCATTATTGAGCTCGAAAATATAATAAGTACATATAATCTCACAAATGACGAATTGGCACTTCCGCTAATTTCTCTTGCTTTTACCTATGGAATTGTTGGAGACAAAGAAAAGGAGCTTATATATATGGCAAAGGCAGCCATGGCCGATTTAAGAGGAGCCAAAAAGGAAGCTGTCGCTCTGCTGTTTCTTGCTAATAATCTCTATGAACAGGGCTATATAATCCGCGCCAGCAAATATGTTAATATAGCCTTGGAAGATAGTCGCTTTTATGGAAGTAATTTTAGGCTTTGGCAGGTTTCCAATTTTTTGCCATTTATCAAAGCAGAGCATATTGGAACCATTGAAAAACAAAAGAAACAACTATGGTATTATTCGCTGGTTGTAACTTTATTGATCATCGTTGTGGGAATTTCTTTTGTTGTTATAGCAAGGCAGACAGTAAAACTTAGAAAATCGAAAAAAATCGTAGAGAGAACCAACAAAAAGCTGGCAGTTAGTAACGAGGAGTTACGGCTTGCCAACAGGATTAAAGAGGAATACATTGGCTATTATTTCGAAATAAGTTCTCAAATTATTGACAGGCTCGAAAAGTTGAAATTATTGGTTGGCAGAAGGTTGAAGAAAAGACAGTTTGATGAGCTTTCACTTGAAGTCGACAACCTTAATATACACAAGGAAAAAGCCAAATTATACCATAATTTTGATAAAGCATTCCTCGAAATTTTTCCAGAGTTTCCGAATAAAATAAATGCCTTATTGAAACCTGAAGAGCAAATTCGCCTGAAAGAAGGACAACTTTTAAATACTGAATTGCGCATTATTGCTTTATTCAGGCTGGGCATTCAGGATGCTGAAAAGCTTTCCCGAATTCTTGACTGCTCGGTGAATACCATTTATGCTTACAAATCTAAAATGAAAAACAAGTCTCAAAATCCTACCCAGTTTGAGGCGGATATCATGCTGGTAACTCGTGCTGCAAATATCGAGAATAATAGTAAATTACCTCAATAAAGAGTCCAGAAAGGGATATTGCCGGGACAAAATCTCCTCTTCTTCCATCATATTTCGTCTATATTTTCCTGAAGACTGTTATTCAGTAATTAGTTGATACGTTGTTATATAAGAAAAATCGTCTCAAAATAAATCTATATAAACCTTTTACTTTTTCCTTCTAACACTACCCCTAAATACTTTTGAATTAGAAATCAAAATTTTCAGATTCTCAGTTAAGCTTTATTTCCTTAACGGGGAAATGGAAATTAACACTCTAAAACTAATTCAAAATAAACAATGAGGAAATTTGTAAACAGCGTACTGATTATTGGTATTATTCTAATTGCAGTACATTCCAGTTCTGAAGTTTTTGCAAATGAAAATTTGCATTCCGGTTCACTAAAAACTTCAGTACAGCAAAACGAAAAAACAGTAAACGGTAAGGTTACTGATTCCGGTGGAGAGCCATTACCTGGTGTTACAGTTATTTTAAAAGGTACAACGAAAGGAACAACAACTGACTTCGATGGAAATTATTCATTGTCGAATATTCCCGAAGATGGTATTCTGGTATTTTCGTTCTTAGGTATGCAGGATATTGAAGAAAGCATACAAAACAAAAATGAACTTAATGTTACCATGCTTGGGCAAACAATTGGCCTGGAAGAAGTGGTTGCAATTGGTTACGGTACGCAAAAGAAAAGTGATTTAACCGGTTCAATAGTCTCGGTAGGTACCGACGACATGAAATCGCTTCCGCTCGCCAGTGTTGGCGAAGCCATGCAGGGAAAAGCTGCCGGTGTACAAGTCATTTCCAGCGGAACTCCCGGTAGCGACCCCACATTTCGTATCCGGGGTATCGGAACCATTAATAACAACGACCCACTGCTGGTTATCGATGGTGTTCCCACACAATCGGGCTTAAACCAGTTAAACATGGATGACGTGCAATCGATCAATATATTGAAAGATGCTTCAGCAACGGCCATTTACGGTTCGCGTGGCGCCAATGGTGTAGTTATTATTACAACCAAAAGTGGCAAAGCAGGGAAAGGGCTTATTTCATTCAATGCCTATTATGGAATCCAGGAAGCTACCAATATGGTTGAGATGTTAAATGCTTCGGAGTTTGCGGCATTGCACAACGAAATGATGGTAAATGCCGGGCAGGTGCAAAACCCGGAGTACGGCGACCCTTCGTCGCTTGGTGAAGGCACCGATTGGCTGGGAGCTATTTTTGGCAGCGCACCAATTCAAAACTATTCAGTGTCTTATTCTGGCGGGAATGAAAAATCATCTTATTACGTTTCAGGAAACTACTTCGACCAGGAAGGGATTGTTAATAATACCGGTTTTAAAAGATATACCCTTAAGTTTAATTCGGATACAAAGATTCTGGATAAAGTAAAGTTCGGGAACAATATCACGCTTAATCACGACGATAAATACAGCGGCGATTACAGCATTATCGATGCTATGAAAGCGCTTCCAACGCAGCCTGTTAAAAATGCGGATGGTTCATTTGCCGGTCCGGTGG
This genomic interval carries:
- a CDS encoding DUF6377 domain-containing protein, with amino-acid sequence METLDEVIAQREYFVSKKLDRINALTESAPSPEDEHYLTNYYAYCLKLYNEYQTFEFDSAYFYAKKLNETAQQINDSELIAGAKIEFANILITAGIFNESLDTLKSIQLAGLTPKIKANYYQVLSRGYFDMESFSQSPEFAQAYREKGMAGYDSALVYLPHSSWQYHSLIAQKNLKLGNNDTAIIELENIISTYNLTNDELALPLISLAFTYGIVGDKEKELIYMAKAAMADLRGAKKEAVALLFLANNLYEQGYIIRASKYVNIALEDSRFYGSNFRLWQVSNFLPFIKAEHIGTIEKQKKQLWYYSLVVTLLIIVVGISFVVIARQTVKLRKSKKIVERTNKKLAVSNEELRLANRIKEEYIGYYFEISSQIIDRLEKLKLLVGRRLKKRQFDELSLEVDNLNIHKEKAKLYHNFDKAFLEIFPEFPNKINALLKPEEQIRLKEGQLLNTELRIIALFRLGIQDAEKLSRILDCSVNTIYAYKSKMKNKSQNPTQFEADIMLVTRAANIENNSKLPQ